A window of Mesotoga sp. Brook.08.105.5.1 genomic DNA:
CGGATCAACCATCGAGCCAGAGGAAGAAGAGACAATCACCGAAGAGAGTGAGATGAGTTCAGAAGTTTCTCAGGCGGATGAACAAGACTCAAACTCCGTCGCTGCGAAGAAGGTCGAAGAACTTGATCTTTCAGTGAGATCTCTTAACTGCCTTAAACGAGATAAGATAAACAGAATTGGCGATCTTCTTGACAAGAGTGAGGCCGATCTTCTGAAGATCAGAAATTTCGGTGAGAAGTCAATGCTTGAAGTCGTTAAGAAACTGAGAGAAAAGTTCAACATCGTGCTCAAGAAAGAATGATTGTGAGGAGGCCTATAAGAGATGCGTCATAGAGTTAGTGGAAGCAAACTGAATATGCCCCATAGCCAGAGAGTTGCTCTGATGCGAAACCTGGCTAGGGAGCTGTTTGAACACGGGACAATAGTAACGACGGTAACTAGGGCTAAAGAGGTAAGGCCGTTCGTAGAAAGCATAATTACAAAAGCAAAGAAGGCTACAATACTGTCGGCGGAAATCGCCGCTAAGGATTCCGAGAGTAGCGAATCGCAGGAGCTCAAGTCTAGAAATCTTGCTTTGCGCCGCGAAATCAACAGAAATTTCAATGACAGGAAGCTAGTTAAGAAGATATGTGATGAGATAGCTGTCAAGTATCTCGAAAGGAACGGCGGATACACAAGGATTGTGAAACTGGGTATGCGAAGAGGAGACGCTAGTGAGATGGCCGTCCTCCAACTCATTGACAACGAAGAAAGACAGGAAAAGAAGCCCGAGAAGAAGACTGAAAAGAAACAGGACAAAAAATGATGGCTACCGAAAGGTAGCCATTCTTCGGAGGTACGAAAGTGAAGATATTCCTTGATACAGCTAACATTGACGAGATTCGAGAGGGTATGAAGCTTGGACTGGTTGATGGAGTCACGACTAATCCAACGCTTGTCTCCAGAGAAAGCGTGAAGTTCGAACAACGTGTTGTGGAAATCTGCGAAACCGTTAGGGGTCCTGTGTCAGCCGAGGTTACGGCAACGGATTTTGAGAATATGGTATCACAAGCGCGAGAGTTGGCTTCTCTTAGCGAGTATGTTGTTGTTAAAATCCCAATGACAAAAGACGGGATGCGAGCAGTGAAAACCCTTAGTGGTGAAGGGATTAGGACAAATGTAACGCTTATATTCAATTCGCTTCAGGCTACTCTAGCTGCGAAGGCAGGTGCTACATACGTAAGCCCATTTGTTGGAAGGCTGGACGATATTGCTAGTAAAGGGATGGGAATAGTTGAGGAGATCGTTGACATTTTTGCGAACTATGGCTATTGTACTGAGATCATCGTTGCAAGCGTGAGGCATCCTATGCATGTACTAGAGGCCGCTTTGATGGGTGCGGATATTGTGACAATACCCTTTGATGTGCTTCTCAGACTATTCAATCATCCGCTTACAGATATTGGGATAGAGAGGTTCACCGAAGACTGGAAGCGCTATGAGAAACAACAAGGTCAATAAGCTTTGAATTTTGCTTCGTAAGTGGTATATTATTCCTGAAAGAATTGGTACCTCGCCGGAGACAGGTCTCCTATGCTTTCTTACAAGTACGATTAGCTTCATAATCTTATCAATTTCAAGAACACGGAAGGAGGGTAGGTACATTCTTCCAGTGGTTGATAGAATGTACCGTCAAATTTGAGCCCAAGAAAAAAGAAAACAGAAGAAACACCTGGTGAACTTGAGGAAAAAGTGGTTGCTGAAAAAAAGGCAACAAGAAAGAGAACGATTAGAAAGAAGACTGAATCGAAAAAAACCGAAGAGAGTCATGAGCCCGTGAAGACCGCTTCTAGAAAGATTGCTGAGGAAAAAGATGGAGTTGAAATTCTACGTAAAGAAGACCCCAATGACTCAAAAGCAGAGAATTCAGTGACCAAGGAGACTGGAAAGGAAAGCATCCCGAGCGATGTCAAAGAGATCCCAAGGAAGGAAAGAGAAAAGGACAAAGATAAAGACAAAGACAAGGATAACATCAGGGAAGTAGAAATCGATATTTCCCAGCTTCAGGCTATGCCTATCAGGGAGGTATATAAACTTGCCAGAAAGTATGACGTACAAGGCTATACGCAGATGGCAAAGAAGGATTTGATCTTCGCTGTTCTAAAGGCTCAAACCGAATCCTACGGCTACTTCTTTGATCAAGGAGTTCTGGAGATAACTGATGGAGGATATGGCTTCTTAAGAACTCTGGACAATAATCTCCTGCCGAGTTCCAACGATATTTACGTTAGTCAGTCACAGATAAGGAGATTCAACCTTACCAGCGGGGATACAGTTGCAGGTCAGGTCAGGCCGCCAAAGGAGGGGGAGAAGTACTTCGCTCTTCTGAGGATTGAAGCCATTAACCACAAAGCAATCAACTTCGCTGCTGAACGAATAACCTTTCAGAATCTTACTCCTATCCATCCCGAAGACATGCTTATTACGGAAACAGATCCCCATATAATGAGTACAAGAATGGTTGACCTTTTCTCACCAATAGGAAAAGGACAGAGAGGGCTAATTGTCTCGCCTCCTAAGGCGGGTAAGACGATACTTCTGAAGGAACTGGCGAATGGCATTGCTGAAAATCATCCCGATACGGTTAGGATTATCTTACTTATTGATGAGAGACCTGAAGAAGTCACCGATCTCAGAAGAAGCACAAATGCACACGTGATTGCGGCTCCGTTTGACATGCATCCAGAGAAGCAGATACGAGTCGCTGAGATGACAATCGAGATGGCCAAGAGATTAGTGGAATTCAATTACGATGTTGTTATCCTCCTTGACAGTATAACCAGGCTTGCAAGGGCTTACAATTTGTATGTTCCGCCTAGCGGAAAACTACTTTCCGGTGGCGTGGATCCTTCTGCCTTGTACAAACCCAAGTACTTCTTCGGAGCAGCCCGTAACATTGAAGAGGGTGGAAGCCTTACGATAATCGCTACTGCTCTTGTCGAAACCGGGAGCAAGATGGATGAGGTCATATTTGAGGAATTCAAAGGTACTGGAAACATGGAATTGATCCTGTCGAGGCAGCTTGCCAATAAGAGAATGTTTCCTTCGATCAACCTAACCCTCTCAGGAACAAGGAGAGAAGAGCTTCTTCTTCCTTCCGATATTCTTAGGAAGGTTTGGGTTCTTAGGAGAATGCTTTCATCAATGTCAGAGGAAGAGGGCCTGAGACTAATCATGGAAAAACTACGTGGAACCGCCACAAATGAGGAGTTCTTGGACTTGATAGAGATGGAGAAAAAGTCGTATTAGACTGGAGATGCAAATGGCTAAGTACGTTATAGGTATTGATCTTGGCGGTACCGAAACAAAGATTGCAATAGTTGAAGAAGACGGCCGGATTATTGAGAAAAAGATGATTCCCACTAGAGTCTTCGATGGTAGGATCACCGTTGTTACAAGAATTGGGGAAGCGATAAAGGAGCTTCTTCTCGAATCAACTGTTAGTTCCTCCGAAATACTTGGTATTGGGGTCGGTTCGCCCGGCTCGATAGATCATGACACAGGTACCGTGCTATTCTCGCCGAATCTCCCCGATTGGTCAGGATTCGGACTTGCATCGATGCTGGAAAAGATAACCGGAGTCCAGACGTTCGTGGAGAATGATGCAAACTCATTTATTCTTGGAGAATGGGCCTTTGGGGAGTTCAAAGGAAGCCAGCACATGATAGGACTTACCCTTGGCACGGGGGTTGGAGGAGGCGTGATTACCCATGGAATACTGATGACGGGTAGCAGCGGTTATGGTGGAGAGCTCGGACATACAATTGTGGAACCCGAGGGTCCTCTATGTGGATGTGGTTCTCATGGATGTTTGGAGTCTCTTGCATCTGCCACCGCCATTGTCAAAATGGCCAGAGAGTATTCAAAGCGGTTTCCCAAATCCTCAATGTTTTCCGCACCGGAAATAACTGCCAAGGTCGTTTTCGATTCAGCGCGAGGGGGAGACCTAGCAGCCACAATGATAGTGGAGAGAGTGACAAAGGCTATGGCAATCGCAATTGGCAATTTCATCCATGTCTTCAATCCTGAGCATATCGTTATCGGGGGCGGGATAAGTAAAGCGGGAGATCTGCTTATTGACGGTATTCTGAGAAAGATGCCTGCTTTTGTCATGCCTTCATTCATTGGAACTTATAGTATTACACTCAGCAGGCTGGTAGAAAACGCGGGTATAACCGGCGCGGCATCGATAGTTTTCTACAGGCTAAGTTGATCCTTAAGCTTCTGCGTCATTATGTGAGCCTGTCTGGTTGGTTCGGGAATTCTGTACTTGTCGGTAGTCTTCAAAACCATTTCAACAGAGAGTTCCGGAGTTATCCGATTGCCTGGAGAGACATATACCGGTTTCACTCCTTGTCTAGTACATAACGCGTACCCTAGCAGCCTACCATCCGGGGCGGTTATTGGGCTTTTCTTTCCCTTGTCCACAGGGGTGCTATGTAGCCGCCCGAAAAGAAGTCTCTTGGCTACTCCTATGGTTGGTGTTTCTAGGAAGAGACCAATATGGGAGGCTATACCAATCCCCCTTGGGTGGGCGATTCCATGGCCGTCGAAGAAAAGCAAATCGACTTCAGAAGATTTTGATAGAGCGTTGAGAATTGTGGGGCCTTCTCTGAAGGAAAGAAGTCCGGGAATGTAAGGTGTATCAACCTTTCCGATTGCATGGAAGCAATCGACAACTTGTAAAGTGCTGAATTCCATTACTACTACAACTGCTAGGGCAGTAGCTCTTGATGGAAAAGAGACATCTACTCCGGCTATCAGGCGTGGTTTCGCGATCCGAGTGTGCAAGACGAGCTGATTGGCGAGCTTGTTTTGCAAAGCTATCGCTTGATTTGGTTCCATGCTCCACGAATGAATATGTCTTATGTTCAACGCTCTCGCTCTCCAGTGGATAACAATCTGCCATTGCTGCTTATCATAATGATTATGCCACATAGATGTTATAATCTATGAAAAGCTCATCAAGTGTGGAGGTGTATGATGAAATTCGTCGTAGCTCGTTCCGAAATCCTCACTAGATTGGAGTCGGTTTCCGGTGCAGTAGCGTCAAAGAGCGTAAAACCGATTCTTTCAGGCATATATTTCTCGATGAAGGATGAGTCAACCATCAAGCTTGTGGCAACTGATCTCGAAACAGCTATTACCACCGAGCTGAAGCCCAAGTACATTGATGGAAGTTGTGATTTCGTTATCGATGCCCGTCTGGTTCTAGAGATAGTAAGGAATCTCCCGGAAGGAGAAGTAATATTTGAGACCGAAGAGACTAATGTGGTTATTCGTTTGGGAAGTGCCCGATTCACTCTTCCTACTATGGATCCAGGGGATTTTCCTGATATAGAGGCTGCAGCGGGGGGGCTTGACTTCACTGTATCGGTCTCATCGGTTGAGTTGATGATAGACAGGGTGATATTTTGCGCTGCCAGAGATGAGTTCATGAGAAATCTGAACAGTGTATACTGGGAATTCGACGATGGTTATGTTCGCCTAGTTGCCGCAGATGGGTTCAGGATGGCCCTCTCTGAAGAGAGGATAGACCTCAGTATCGAAGATCATTTTTTGCTGACGTTGAAGAGCATGAGAGATCTTCAGAATAGTCTGAAGGCTGCGATGTCCGACGTCATGAGAGTAGTTTACGACGGTTCTCGTGTCCAGTTTTTCTTTGACGGTACCGAAATAGTTACCAAAGTCGTCGATGCGGAGTTTCCAGACTACAAGAAAGTTCTCCCAAAGTCATTTAAAGCTAGGGTTGTTCTTCCCGCAGTTACTTTTTCCGATGCGGTTAGAAGAGCTTCAATCGCTGCAAGACTGGGATCTGATTCCGTTAAGTTTGAGATAAACGATGAGGAGTTCAAGATAATTGCTCGTAGTCCAGATCACGGAGAATCGATCGAGGTTATTAAGACGAGCAAAGAGGGTGACAACATAATTATCGCTTTCAACCCTAGATTTCTGTCAGAGGCAGTGAAGAAGGTTGATTCCGAAATGGTAGAACTGAATTTCGTAGATTCGAATAGTCCCCTTCAGATGAATCCTGTGGATATTCAGGGGTATACCTATATTATTATGCCTATTAGGCTGATATGAACACAAGGGTTGGAATAGGTCATGACGTTCATCCTATTGTCGCCGGAAGCAAAGGTTTGTTTCTGGGTGGCTTGAAAGTATCTGATTCACTGTACCTTTCCGGTCACTCAGATGGTGACGTTTTGAGTCATGCGATAGTAGATGCGATTCTTGGGGCTTGCTCTCTTGGAAACATCGGCCTCAGGTATCCGGAAAACAGCTCTAACAAAGATCGCAGGAGTATTGAGTTTCTCAAGGAAACGGCAGACTTGATCAAAGGCAGCTGGGAAGTGACCAACGTTGATTCTGTGGTCGTTATCGAAGAAATAAGGCTGGCCGGTTTTGTCCAGTCAATGATAGACAATGTTGCCAGTGCTCTTGGGATAGAGAGCGAGCTAGTGAACATCAAACCGAAATCGGGGAACGGCAGCAGTCCCGGTTTTGCTAAGGCCTACGCAGTCTGTCTCTTAAGGAGGGTGGAGTGAAAGATGCCCGATTTCCGCTATGAAGTCATCAACACCAAGGGAAAATCAGAAAAAGGCAAGCTTGCTGCGAACTCCAAACTAGAGGCGCTTCAGATCCTTTCAAGCAGAGGGTATATCGTAAGTTCAATCAAGCAGTCCGCTTCACATGCTTCCACAAGAGCTTCAATGTTCCCTGCCTCGCAAAAGGAAGTCAGCATCTTCTCAAGGCAATTGGCAACCATGGTTTCCTCAGGTGTGAGAATAAGAGACGCTCTTCAGGTTCTTTCAACTCAGGTTTTCTTTTCAAGAAGATTCAGAAAGATTGTGACTCGGGTGGTCCTGGATATAGAAGGTGGAATGAGCTTCAGCGAGTCTCTCGAAAAGACGGGTGTATTCGAGCCCCTCTTCACCAATCTGGTTAAGGCCGGAGAAGCGGGTGGAGTGCTAGACGAGTCACTAGAACGGGTTGCCGACTTCTACGAAGGGATGGTCGAGCTGCAGAATCAAGTGAAGTCAGCTATGTCATACCCTCTCTTCATGATGGTCTTTGCAGTTGGAATAGTTGGGATGATCTCGTTCTTCATTTTGCCGAACCTGATCGGCGCTTTTGGTGGAAACTTTCAGCCAGAAGGAGCGATGGCAATTCTCCTGAGTATGAACAGCATTCTTGAGAATCACTGGCCTCTGTTGCTTGTCATGCTTGTCGGATTGTTGATCGGAGGCTACTTTTTCTTCAAGAGCAGATATGGAAACGTTGTCAAGGAAAACATTGGTAAGTTGATCCCTCCGATTAGGAATTTGAGAAACATGACGGCAATGGAGAGGTTCACTCGGACGACTGCTGTCCTAGTTGCCAGTGGAGTCGATCTGCCAACCGTTTTGGAACTGGCCGGAGAAGTCTCTCAGAGTCCAAGAGTTGTGAAAGCAGTGGGCAATGCAATAATAGGAATAAAGGGTGGGGAAAGCATCAATGCTGCTTTGGAGCGCCAGAAGGTCTTTCCGCCCATTGTCGTTAGTATGGTTGCTGTTGGTGAAGAGACCGGCAAGCTTGATGAAGTGATGTTAAAAGTTGCGGATTTCTATCATATGCAAGT
This region includes:
- the rplQ gene encoding 50S ribosomal protein L17, translated to MRHRVSGSKLNMPHSQRVALMRNLARELFEHGTIVTTVTRAKEVRPFVESIITKAKKATILSAEIAAKDSESSESQELKSRNLALRREINRNFNDRKLVKKICDEIAVKYLERNGGYTRIVKLGMRRGDASEMAVLQLIDNEERQEKKPEKKTEKKQDKK
- the fsa gene encoding fructose-6-phosphate aldolase translates to MKIFLDTANIDEIREGMKLGLVDGVTTNPTLVSRESVKFEQRVVEICETVRGPVSAEVTATDFENMVSQARELASLSEYVVVKIPMTKDGMRAVKTLSGEGIRTNVTLIFNSLQATLAAKAGATYVSPFVGRLDDIASKGMGIVEEIVDIFANYGYCTEIIVASVRHPMHVLEAALMGADIVTIPFDVLLRLFNHPLTDIGIERFTEDWKRYEKQQGQ
- the rho gene encoding transcription termination factor Rho, coding for MREVEIDISQLQAMPIREVYKLARKYDVQGYTQMAKKDLIFAVLKAQTESYGYFFDQGVLEITDGGYGFLRTLDNNLLPSSNDIYVSQSQIRRFNLTSGDTVAGQVRPPKEGEKYFALLRIEAINHKAINFAAERITFQNLTPIHPEDMLITETDPHIMSTRMVDLFSPIGKGQRGLIVSPPKAGKTILLKELANGIAENHPDTVRIILLIDERPEEVTDLRRSTNAHVIAAPFDMHPEKQIRVAEMTIEMAKRLVEFNYDVVILLDSITRLARAYNLYVPPSGKLLSGGVDPSALYKPKYFFGAARNIEEGGSLTIIATALVETGSKMDEVIFEEFKGTGNMELILSRQLANKRMFPSINLTLSGTRREELLLPSDILRKVWVLRRMLSSMSEEEGLRLIMEKLRGTATNEEFLDLIEMEKKSY
- a CDS encoding ROK family protein; this translates as MAKYVIGIDLGGTETKIAIVEEDGRIIEKKMIPTRVFDGRITVVTRIGEAIKELLLESTVSSSEILGIGVGSPGSIDHDTGTVLFSPNLPDWSGFGLASMLEKITGVQTFVENDANSFILGEWAFGEFKGSQHMIGLTLGTGVGGGVITHGILMTGSSGYGGELGHTIVEPEGPLCGCGSHGCLESLASATAIVKMAREYSKRFPKSSMFSAPEITAKVVFDSARGGDLAATMIVERVTKAMAIAIGNFIHVFNPEHIVIGGGISKAGDLLIDGILRKMPAFVMPSFIGTYSITLSRLVENAGITGAASIVFYRLS
- a CDS encoding endonuclease V, which encodes MNIRHIHSWSMEPNQAIALQNKLANQLVLHTRIAKPRLIAGVDVSFPSRATALAVVVVMEFSTLQVVDCFHAIGKVDTPYIPGLLSFREGPTILNALSKSSEVDLLFFDGHGIAHPRGIGIASHIGLFLETPTIGVAKRLLFGRLHSTPVDKGKKSPITAPDGRLLGYALCTRQGVKPVYVSPGNRITPELSVEMVLKTTDKYRIPEPTRQAHIMTQKLKDQLSL
- the dnaN gene encoding DNA polymerase III subunit beta → MKFVVARSEILTRLESVSGAVASKSVKPILSGIYFSMKDESTIKLVATDLETAITTELKPKYIDGSCDFVIDARLVLEIVRNLPEGEVIFETEETNVVIRLGSARFTLPTMDPGDFPDIEAAAGGLDFTVSVSSVELMIDRVIFCAARDEFMRNLNSVYWEFDDGYVRLVAADGFRMALSEERIDLSIEDHFLLTLKSMRDLQNSLKAAMSDVMRVVYDGSRVQFFFDGTEIVTKVVDAEFPDYKKVLPKSFKARVVLPAVTFSDAVRRASIAARLGSDSVKFEINDEEFKIIARSPDHGESIEVIKTSKEGDNIIIAFNPRFLSEAVKKVDSEMVELNFVDSNSPLQMNPVDIQGYTYIIMPIRLI
- a CDS encoding 2-C-methyl-D-erythritol 2,4-cyclodiphosphate synthase, with product MNTRVGIGHDVHPIVAGSKGLFLGGLKVSDSLYLSGHSDGDVLSHAIVDAILGACSLGNIGLRYPENSSNKDRRSIEFLKETADLIKGSWEVTNVDSVVVIEEIRLAGFVQSMIDNVASALGIESELVNIKPKSGNGSSPGFAKAYAVCLLRRVE
- a CDS encoding type II secretion system F family protein — encoded protein: MPDFRYEVINTKGKSEKGKLAANSKLEALQILSSRGYIVSSIKQSASHASTRASMFPASQKEVSIFSRQLATMVSSGVRIRDALQVLSTQVFFSRRFRKIVTRVVLDIEGGMSFSESLEKTGVFEPLFTNLVKAGEAGGVLDESLERVADFYEGMVELQNQVKSAMSYPLFMMVFAVGIVGMISFFILPNLIGAFGGNFQPEGAMAILLSMNSILENHWPLLLVMLVGLLIGGYFFFKSRYGNVVKENIGKLIPPIRNLRNMTAMERFTRTTAVLVASGVDLPTVLELAGEVSQSPRVVKAVGNAIIGIKGGESINAALERQKVFPPIVVSMVAVGEETGKLDEVMLKVADFYHMQVQNALKKLVSLVEPIMILFIGGFIGFLAITIYGAVFAMEQSIG